One genomic region from Bombus terrestris chromosome 15, iyBomTerr1.2, whole genome shotgun sequence encodes:
- the LOC100642349 gene encoding cytosolic purine 5'-nucleotidase isoform X8 yields MWLKDVHDDALLAANFVNSRRSVQNEIFVNRSLHLENIKFYGFDMDYTLAEYKSPQYEQLGFTLLKDRLVSLGYPQEIKAFEYDPSFPVRGLWFDTLYGNLLKVDAYGNILVCVHGFEFLKHSQVYELYPNKFLQLDESRVYVLNTLFNLPETYLLACLIDFFTNSPQYTREKTGVKEGELTMSFKSIFQDVRNAVDWIHLHGNLKTKTIENLDEYVKKDKRLPMFLNRIRESGAKIFLLTNSDYVFTDKIMTYLFDFPHGAKPDEPHRNWKTYFDTIVVDARKPLFFGEGTILRQVDTKTGALKLGTHKGPLHTGEVYSGGSCDVFTELIGAKGKDVLYVGDHIFGDILKSKKIRGWRTFLIVPELVQELHVWTDKCQLFAELQNLDVMLGEMYKNLDSSTKEKPDISKLRASIRDVTHKMDLSYGMMGSLFRSGSRQTFFSSQVVRYADLYAATFLNLIYYPFSYMFRAPAMLMPHESTVAHEQRFVMETPMISRSRTFKLTDEEEEENKPTKTLYVDCPNNQIPHPRPETPRNVTHTHDEDCSDEDSDSQKQANHIRSCTRNSNCK; encoded by the exons atgtGGCTGAAGGATGTGCATGACGACGCCTTACTGGCTGCGAATTTCGTGAACTCGCGACGCAGCGTCCAAAACGA AATTTTTGTGAATCGTAGCCTTCATTTAGAAAATATCAAGTTCTATGGATTCGACATGGATTACACGTTAGCAG aatataaGTCGCCACAGTATGAACAATTGGGTTTTACACTGTTAAAAGATCGTCTAGTATCCCTGGGATATCCACAGGAAATTAAAGCATTCGAATATGATCCCAGTTTCCCGGTGCGGGGACTTTGGTTTGATACTCTTTATGGGAACCTCCTTAAAGTGGATGCCTATGGAAACATCCTAGTTTGCGTTCAtggttttgaatttttgaaaca TTCACAAGTATACGAACTTTAtccgaataaatttttacaattagaCGAGTCCAGGGTATACGTGCTCAATACATTGTTCAATCTTCCTGAGACATATTTATTAGCCTGTTTGATAGACTTTTTCACGAATTCACCGCAATACACGCGAGAAAAGACAGGGGTAAAAGAGGGAGAGCTTACAATGAGCTTTAAAAGCATATTCCAAGATGTACGAAACGCTGTAGATTGGATACATCTTCACGGTAATTTAAAAACGAAAACTATCGAGAATTTGGACGAATACGTGAAGAAAGACAAGAGATTGCCGATGTTTCTTAATAGAATCAGAGAAAGTGgagcaaaaatatttcttttaacgaATAGCGACTACGTTTTTACTGATAAAATTATGACTTATCTTTTCGATTTTCCACATGGTGCAaag CCTGACGAACCGCATAGAAATTGGAAAACGTATTTTGATACTATCGTAGTAGATGCTAGGAAACCATTATTTTTTGGTGAGGGTACTATTTTGCGGCAAGTAGATACCAAAACTGGGGCTTTGAAACTTGGAACACACAAGGGTCCACTTCATACAG GAGAAGTTTACTCAGGAGGTTCCTGTGACGTATTCACCGAATTGATAGGTGCAAAGGGTAAAGACGTATTATATGTTGGTGATCATATCTTCGGTGATATATTGAAGAGTAAAAAGATCAGAGGATGGCGAACATTCTTAATAGTGCCTGAACTGGTGCAAGAGCTTCATGTTTGGACGGACAAATGTCAATTATTTGCCGAGTTACAGAATTTAGACGTTATGCTAGGAGAAATGTACAA AAATTTAGATAGCAGCACAAAAGAAAAACCTGATATTTCCAAGTTGCGAGCATCTATAAGAGACGTCACGCACAAAATGGATTTATCTTATGGAATGATGGGTTCATTATTCCGCAGCGGAAGTAGGCAAACCTTTTTCAGTAGTCAAGTAGTAAGGTATGCTGATCTTTATGCAGCAACCTTTTTAAACCTCATTTATTATCCATTTTCATACATGTTTCGAGCTCCTGCTATGTTG ATGCCTCACGAGAGTACAGTTGCTCATGAACAGAGATTTGTTATGGAAACGCCAATGATTAGTCGATCTCGGACATTCAAACTTactgatgaagaagaagaagagaataaaCCTACT AAAACTTTGTACGTGGATTGTCCGAATAATCAAATACCACACCCAAGGCCAGAAACTCCACGTAATGTGACGCATACCCACGATGAAGATTGTAGTGATGAAGACAGTGATTCTCAGAAACAAGCAAACCATATAAGATCGTGTACAAGGAATTCTAATTGTAAATGA
- the LOC100652174 gene encoding hydroxymethylglutaryl-CoA lyase, mitochondrial, with protein MYIFKLIMFKIISKNNVSNFSVKNTRSISNFIKVVEVGPRDGLQNERNIVPTRVKVEFINKLSESGLKNIEVTSFVSPKWVPQMADNAEVYQKINKKPDISYPALVPNIKGLKAALKANVKEIAIFLAASETFSRKNINCSIDDSMKEARAVIEEALKYDIKVRGYISCIIGCPYEGQIQATVVANLATFMLQCGCYEISLGDTIGVGSPNKIKNVLHELGYVSNDMHEFAIHCHDTYGQALVNIYASLEHGIRIFDSSVAGLGGCPYAVGASGNVATEDLVYLLHGQGLETGINLNEIVKIGEFISSQLQRQNQSKAVILCSSPIL; from the exons atgtacatttttaaattaataatgtttaaaattatcAGCAAAAATAATGTAAGTaatttttctgtaaaaaatACGAGATCAATTAGTAACTTTATAAAAGTAGTTGAAGTTGGACCTCGAGATGGattacaaaatgaaagaaatattgtCCCAACCAGAGTCAAAGTTGAGTTCATTAACAAACTATCAGAAAGTGGATTAAAGAATATAGAAGTTACCAGTTTTGTGTCTCCAAAATGGGTTCCCCAAATGGCAGACAATGCAGAGGTGTACCAAAAGATTAATAAGAAACCAGATATTTCTTATCCAGCATTGGTACCAAACATAAAAGGTTTGAAAGCTGCATTGAAAGCAAATGTAAAAGAAATAGCTATCTTTTTGGCTGCATCTGAAACTTTTTCAAGGAAGAATATCAACTGTTCCATTGATGATAGTATGAAAGAAGCTAGAGCAGTTATTGAAGAAGccttaaaatatgatattaaaGTCAGAGGATATATATCATGTATCATTGGTTGTCCTTACGAAGGTCAAATTCAAGCAACAGTTGTAGCCAATTTAGCTACATTCATGTTACAATGTGGATGTTATGAAATTTCTTTAGGAGATACTATTGGTGTAGGATCACCTAACAAAATAAAGAATGTATTACATGAATTGGGATATGTATCAAATGACATGCATGAATTTGCAATTCATTGTCATGATACTTATGGACAGGCACTAGTAAACATTTATGCTAGCCTTGAACATGGAATAAGAATTTTTGACTCATCTGTAGCTGGTCTAGGAGGTTGTCCATATGCAGTTGGAGCCTCTGGAAATGTTGCTACAGAAGATTTAGTCTATCTTTTACATGGACAAGGTTTAGAAACTGGAATAAACCTTAATGAAATAGTAAAAATAGGAGAATTTATCAGTAGTCAGCTTCAAAGACAAAATCAATCCAAAGCAG TAATACTATGCTCCTCACCAATACTGTAA
- the LOC100642349 gene encoding cytosolic purine 5'-nucleotidase isoform X7: MELENCNSHGDHVPTTPQHENDPSGNKKWYRQASQRIFVNRSLHLENIKFYGFDMDYTLAEYKSPQYEQLGFTLLKDRLVSLGYPQEIKAFEYDPSFPVRGLWFDTLYGNLLKVDAYGNILVCVHGFEFLKHSQVYELYPNKFLQLDESRVYVLNTLFNLPETYLLACLIDFFTNSPQYTREKTGVKEGELTMSFKSIFQDVRNAVDWIHLHGNLKTKTIENLDEYVKKDKRLPMFLNRIRESGAKIFLLTNSDYVFTDKIMTYLFDFPHGAKPDEPHRNWKTYFDTIVVDARKPLFFGEGTILRQVDTKTGALKLGTHKGPLHTGEVYSGGSCDVFTELIGAKGKDVLYVGDHIFGDILKSKKIRGWRTFLIVPELVQELHVWTDKCQLFAELQNLDVMLGEMYKNLDSSTKEKPDISKLRASIRDVTHKMDLSYGMMGSLFRSGSRQTFFSSQVVRYADLYAATFLNLIYYPFSYMFRAPAMLMPHESTVAHEQRFVMETPMISRSRTFKLTDEEEEENKPTKTLYVDCPNNQIPHPRPETPRNVTHTHDEDCSDEDSDSQKQANHIRSCTRNSNCK, translated from the exons AATTTTTGTGAATCGTAGCCTTCATTTAGAAAATATCAAGTTCTATGGATTCGACATGGATTACACGTTAGCAG aatataaGTCGCCACAGTATGAACAATTGGGTTTTACACTGTTAAAAGATCGTCTAGTATCCCTGGGATATCCACAGGAAATTAAAGCATTCGAATATGATCCCAGTTTCCCGGTGCGGGGACTTTGGTTTGATACTCTTTATGGGAACCTCCTTAAAGTGGATGCCTATGGAAACATCCTAGTTTGCGTTCAtggttttgaatttttgaaaca TTCACAAGTATACGAACTTTAtccgaataaatttttacaattagaCGAGTCCAGGGTATACGTGCTCAATACATTGTTCAATCTTCCTGAGACATATTTATTAGCCTGTTTGATAGACTTTTTCACGAATTCACCGCAATACACGCGAGAAAAGACAGGGGTAAAAGAGGGAGAGCTTACAATGAGCTTTAAAAGCATATTCCAAGATGTACGAAACGCTGTAGATTGGATACATCTTCACGGTAATTTAAAAACGAAAACTATCGAGAATTTGGACGAATACGTGAAGAAAGACAAGAGATTGCCGATGTTTCTTAATAGAATCAGAGAAAGTGgagcaaaaatatttcttttaacgaATAGCGACTACGTTTTTACTGATAAAATTATGACTTATCTTTTCGATTTTCCACATGGTGCAaag CCTGACGAACCGCATAGAAATTGGAAAACGTATTTTGATACTATCGTAGTAGATGCTAGGAAACCATTATTTTTTGGTGAGGGTACTATTTTGCGGCAAGTAGATACCAAAACTGGGGCTTTGAAACTTGGAACACACAAGGGTCCACTTCATACAG GAGAAGTTTACTCAGGAGGTTCCTGTGACGTATTCACCGAATTGATAGGTGCAAAGGGTAAAGACGTATTATATGTTGGTGATCATATCTTCGGTGATATATTGAAGAGTAAAAAGATCAGAGGATGGCGAACATTCTTAATAGTGCCTGAACTGGTGCAAGAGCTTCATGTTTGGACGGACAAATGTCAATTATTTGCCGAGTTACAGAATTTAGACGTTATGCTAGGAGAAATGTACAA AAATTTAGATAGCAGCACAAAAGAAAAACCTGATATTTCCAAGTTGCGAGCATCTATAAGAGACGTCACGCACAAAATGGATTTATCTTATGGAATGATGGGTTCATTATTCCGCAGCGGAAGTAGGCAAACCTTTTTCAGTAGTCAAGTAGTAAGGTATGCTGATCTTTATGCAGCAACCTTTTTAAACCTCATTTATTATCCATTTTCATACATGTTTCGAGCTCCTGCTATGTTG ATGCCTCACGAGAGTACAGTTGCTCATGAACAGAGATTTGTTATGGAAACGCCAATGATTAGTCGATCTCGGACATTCAAACTTactgatgaagaagaagaagagaataaaCCTACT AAAACTTTGTACGTGGATTGTCCGAATAATCAAATACCACACCCAAGGCCAGAAACTCCACGTAATGTGACGCATACCCACGATGAAGATTGTAGTGATGAAGACAGTGATTCTCAGAAACAAGCAAACCATATAAGATCGTGTACAAGGAATTCTAATTGTAAATGA
- the LOC100643098 gene encoding protein FRA10AC1 has translation MFPAYAYLSAYDRHKKLINDYFTLYGGSVSSLKRDTSRDKTDYDVIRENHRFLWDQDNEPETWGARLAKKYYDKLFKEYCIADLTYYKQNKVALRWRTEKEVIVGKGQFECGNKKCKEKEGLKSWEVNFGYIEHGQKKNALVKLRLCPECSIRLNYRSQKREAKKHKTLKRLGTNTETPSSMPSTSTVPIKIEGDKDTSNVEKPIEDTEKDEDESKIWKEKSIENLEKTREEEFEEYLADLLM, from the exons ATGTTTCCAGCTTATGCCTATTTGTCAGCTTATGACAGACACAAAAAACTTATAAATGATTATTTCACATTGTACGGAGGTTCAGTGTCATCTTTGAAACGGGATAC GTCCCGAGATAAGActgactatgacgttattagaGAAAACCATAGATTTCTGTGGGATCAAGATAATGAACCAGAAACATGGGGTGCTCGTTTGGCAAAGAAATATTATGACAaattgtttaaagaatactgTATAGCTGACTTAACATATTACAAACAAAATAAG GTTGCCTTAAGATGGAGAACAGAGAAGGAAGTTATCGTTGGTAAGGGACAGTTTGAAtgtggaaataaaaaatgtaaagaaaaggAAGGCCTTAAATCTTGGGAAGTAAATTTTGGTTACATAGAGCATGGTCAGAAGAAAAATGCTCTTGTCAAATTAA GACTGTGCCCTGAATGTTCTATAAGGTTGAATTATAGATCTCAAAAACGTGAAGCAAAGAAACATAAAACATTAAAGAGATTAGGTACAAATACTGAAACACCCAGTAGTATGCCTAGTACATCAACAGTTCCAATTAAAATTGAAGGGGATAAAGATACAAGTAATGTTGAGAAACCAATTGAAGATACAGAAAAAGATGAAGATGAATCTAAAATTTGGAAAGAAAAATcaattgaaaatttggaaaaaacaAGAGAGGAGGAATTTGAAGAATATCTAGCAGATTTGCTAATGTGa
- the LOC100651300 gene encoding armadillo-like helical domain-containing protein 3 produces the protein MAMAMRKRSGSGSKRQHKGKLVPIYESFFKGEDLTLAHPNFWNELFLIKPMVPHIESEILHMTAEQLNASRENLNALVCHCVDTLVDEHPFRVVYALQTLAAVIQSMYKKASQGDCGFNLIDILVGFDSAEQRMTTLMQHCNNFLTGEYPDSLKALCLKLLLIIVTGMDNVSQNTLLEYVMLNSVFESLVQLLRDTTARSRHGHDAVLLLTLLVNYRKHERANPYIVKLSILDDELALNGYGQVISSSLMDFCRQFVQQRAEIQASWLSSLTSIVGSMFVGEEEAKTQQVRANNALLLALYEATHLNRNFVTTLAYTQSDTSAPPSPNNTLGPNAVAPGTQLSDVMAQPFNLLATFLQYCSIVMQVIRTEAIMNNVKLCFLILSCIAEDQYANSLMHDANLAFRVQLHRVPMHHRKIQDKAAPAQPLAATLLDLLVEFVTSHMMKKFPLELYHQCIGVLQRLLCYQKRCRVRLGYQWRDLWTALINLLKFLTTHESHLIKKMNIFPLAIQVVNILNLFITYGDTFLSSPSSYDELFYEIIRMRLIFTNLNAMALRYSTSESYEYKEHALKLTNCLVNMRDIVNHFPPKIAAWLASESLSTPTEQQILAIIIQNYDSLTLKLQDNLDQYERYSEKPNHVAFFEEMVTGVVIDTRGSIDLSTLDTQAILQELSNIS, from the exons ATGGCAATGGCTATGAGAAAACGGAGCGGTTCTGGCTCCAAACGCCAACATAAAGGAAAACTTGTACCTATTTATGAAAGCTTTTTCAAAGGAGAGGATTTAACATTAGCTCATCCAAATTTTTGGAATGAATTGTTCTTAATTAAACCTATG GTTCCACATATTGAAAGTGAAATTTTACATATGACTGCAGAGCAGTTAAATGCAAGCAGAGAAAACTTAAATGCTTTAGTCTGTCATTGTGTAGATACATTAGTTGATGAACATCCTTTCAGAGTTGTATATGCTTTACAAACTTTAGCAGCTGTTATTCAGTCCATGTATAAAAAAGCTAGTCAAGGTGATTGtggatttaatttaatagatatcTTAGTAGGATTTGACTCTGCAGAACAGAGGATGACAACATTAATGCAACATTGTAATAATTTCTTAACAG GTGAATACCCTGATAGTTTAAAAGCTTTGTGCTTGaaattgttgttaattattgTAACTGGCATGGACAATGTTAGTCAGAACACTTTGTTGGAATATGTTATGCTTAATAGTGTTTTTGAATCTCTGGTTCAA ctTTTAAGAGATACAACAGCTAGAAGCCGTCACGGACATGATGCAGTGTTGCTTTTAACACTTCTAGTCAATTATAGAAAGCATGAAAGGGCAAATCcttatattgttaagttatcgATTTTAGATGACGAATTAGCTCTTAATGGCTATGGGCAAGTTATATCAAGTTCATTGATGGACTTTTGCAGACAGTTTGTTCAACAAAGAGCAG aaatacaagCATCCTGGTTATCTTCCTTAACTAGTATAGTCGGAAGTATGTTCGTTGGAGAAGAAGAAGCGAAAACGCAACAAGTCCGTGCAAATAATGCATTGTTATTAGCACTTTATGAAGCAACGCATTTAAATCGTAATTTTGTAACAACTTTGGCATATACACAAAGTGATACTAGTGCACCACCTTCTCCAAATAATACATTGGGACCAAATGCGGTAGCTCCCGGAACACAACTATCTGACGTGATGGCTCAGCCATTTAATTTGCTGGCCACATTCTTACAGTATTG TTCAATAGTTATGCAGGTGATCAGAACAGAAgcaataatgaataacgttaaattgtgctTCCTCATATTAAGTTGTATTGCTGAGGATCAATATGCAAACAGTTTAATGCATGATGCAAATTTGGCATTTAGAGTACAACTCCATCGAGTACCGATGCATCATAGAAAGATACAAGATAAAGCAGCACCAGCACAACCATTAGCAGCTACCTTACTTG ATTTACTTGTCGAATTTGTTACATCGCATATGATGAAAAAATTTCCATTGGAACTTTATCATCAATGTATTGGAGTTCTACAGAGGTTGCTTTGTTACCAAAAAAGATGTAGAGTTAGGCTTGGATATCAATGGAGAGATCTTTGGACTGCACTAATTAATTTACTCAAATTTTTAACCACTCATGAAAGTCACCTTATTAAGAAAATGAATATCTTTCCATTAGCTATTCAG GTTGTGAATAtcttaaatttgtttattacgTACGGAGATACATTCTTATCCTCCCCTAGCAGTTATGACgaattattttacgaaataataCGAATGAGGCTtattttcacaaatttgaatGCAATGG CTCTCCGTTATTCAACAAGCGAATCTTACGAGTATAAAGAACATGCATTAAAATTGACAAATTGTTTGGTGAATATGAGAGACATAGTAAATCATTTTCCACCAAAAATAGCAGCGTGGTTAGCTAGTGAAAGTTTGTCCACTCCAACAGAACAACAAATTTTAGCTATCATAATTCAAAATTATGATAGCCTTACTTTAAAATTGCAAGATAATTTAGATCAATATGAAAGATATTCTGAGAAACCTAATCATGTTGCATTCTTTGAGGAAATG GTAACTGGAGTTGTAATTGATACTCGAGGATCGATAGATTTGAGTACGTTAGACACACAGGCTATATTACAAGAACTATCGAATATTTCGTAA
- the LOC100642349 gene encoding cytosolic purine 5'-nucleotidase isoform X2: MCTADAWRIAKFTNYGILPRIMAFRRQRTDGLRTALRTNSFAAFTGQSDSHTTYNSTIRQEKMWLKDVHDDALLAANFVNSRRSVQNEIFVNRSLHLENIKFYGFDMDYTLAEYKSPQYEQLGFTLLKDRLVSLGYPQEIKAFEYDPSFPVRGLWFDTLYGNLLKVDAYGNILVCVHGFEFLKHSQVYELYPNKFLQLDESRVYVLNTLFNLPETYLLACLIDFFTNSPQYTREKTGVKEGELTMSFKSIFQDVRNAVDWIHLHGNLKTKTIENLDEYVKKDKRLPMFLNRIRESGAKIFLLTNSDYVFTDKIMTYLFDFPHGAKPDEPHRNWKTYFDTIVVDARKPLFFGEGTILRQVDTKTGALKLGTHKGPLHTGEVYSGGSCDVFTELIGAKGKDVLYVGDHIFGDILKSKKIRGWRTFLIVPELVQELHVWTDKCQLFAELQNLDVMLGEMYKNLDSSTKEKPDISKLRASIRDVTHKMDLSYGMMGSLFRSGSRQTFFSSQVVRYADLYAATFLNLIYYPFSYMFRAPAMLMPHESTVAHEQRFVMETPMISRSRTFKLTDEEEEENKPTKTLYVDCPNNQIPHPRPETPRNVTHTHDEDCSDEDSDSQKQANHIRSCTRNSNCK; the protein is encoded by the exons gaaaaaatgtGGCTGAAGGATGTGCATGACGACGCCTTACTGGCTGCGAATTTCGTGAACTCGCGACGCAGCGTCCAAAACGA AATTTTTGTGAATCGTAGCCTTCATTTAGAAAATATCAAGTTCTATGGATTCGACATGGATTACACGTTAGCAG aatataaGTCGCCACAGTATGAACAATTGGGTTTTACACTGTTAAAAGATCGTCTAGTATCCCTGGGATATCCACAGGAAATTAAAGCATTCGAATATGATCCCAGTTTCCCGGTGCGGGGACTTTGGTTTGATACTCTTTATGGGAACCTCCTTAAAGTGGATGCCTATGGAAACATCCTAGTTTGCGTTCAtggttttgaatttttgaaaca TTCACAAGTATACGAACTTTAtccgaataaatttttacaattagaCGAGTCCAGGGTATACGTGCTCAATACATTGTTCAATCTTCCTGAGACATATTTATTAGCCTGTTTGATAGACTTTTTCACGAATTCACCGCAATACACGCGAGAAAAGACAGGGGTAAAAGAGGGAGAGCTTACAATGAGCTTTAAAAGCATATTCCAAGATGTACGAAACGCTGTAGATTGGATACATCTTCACGGTAATTTAAAAACGAAAACTATCGAGAATTTGGACGAATACGTGAAGAAAGACAAGAGATTGCCGATGTTTCTTAATAGAATCAGAGAAAGTGgagcaaaaatatttcttttaacgaATAGCGACTACGTTTTTACTGATAAAATTATGACTTATCTTTTCGATTTTCCACATGGTGCAaag CCTGACGAACCGCATAGAAATTGGAAAACGTATTTTGATACTATCGTAGTAGATGCTAGGAAACCATTATTTTTTGGTGAGGGTACTATTTTGCGGCAAGTAGATACCAAAACTGGGGCTTTGAAACTTGGAACACACAAGGGTCCACTTCATACAG GAGAAGTTTACTCAGGAGGTTCCTGTGACGTATTCACCGAATTGATAGGTGCAAAGGGTAAAGACGTATTATATGTTGGTGATCATATCTTCGGTGATATATTGAAGAGTAAAAAGATCAGAGGATGGCGAACATTCTTAATAGTGCCTGAACTGGTGCAAGAGCTTCATGTTTGGACGGACAAATGTCAATTATTTGCCGAGTTACAGAATTTAGACGTTATGCTAGGAGAAATGTACAA AAATTTAGATAGCAGCACAAAAGAAAAACCTGATATTTCCAAGTTGCGAGCATCTATAAGAGACGTCACGCACAAAATGGATTTATCTTATGGAATGATGGGTTCATTATTCCGCAGCGGAAGTAGGCAAACCTTTTTCAGTAGTCAAGTAGTAAGGTATGCTGATCTTTATGCAGCAACCTTTTTAAACCTCATTTATTATCCATTTTCATACATGTTTCGAGCTCCTGCTATGTTG ATGCCTCACGAGAGTACAGTTGCTCATGAACAGAGATTTGTTATGGAAACGCCAATGATTAGTCGATCTCGGACATTCAAACTTactgatgaagaagaagaagagaataaaCCTACT AAAACTTTGTACGTGGATTGTCCGAATAATCAAATACCACACCCAAGGCCAGAAACTCCACGTAATGTGACGCATACCCACGATGAAGATTGTAGTGATGAAGACAGTGATTCTCAGAAACAAGCAAACCATATAAGATCGTGTACAAGGAATTCTAATTGTAAATGA